From Triticum urartu cultivar G1812 chromosome 2, Tu2.1, whole genome shotgun sequence, a single genomic window includes:
- the LOC125540306 gene encoding disease resistance protein Pik-2-like — translation MQGATQLMTIAGRLVGEEYQQLRRVGGKVAELSDELDTMNAILRMLSDADESAVDHFIRVWMKQVQELAYDAEDCVHLYIFRIRCRRRDGLLVWSKTKRIVATLFPRRRLARQINALRARAVVISERHARYGVSREALLRITTSSLAAPAPVSGHALGRPAANDPHHLVGITDQANTLADMVKSMSNNERDMKLKVFSIVGFGGLGKTTLAMEVCRHLEADFQRQAQVSVSQAFGGRKDMEGLLKRVLQQIVKPKADNAQGIKEEDPLDGIDTMGVDELTGKLEELLMDTSSQVNQWKNKKCASRLVE, via the exons ATGCAGGGCGCGACGCAGCTTATGACCATCGCCGGGCGGCTGGTCGGCGAGGAGTACCAGCAGCTCCGCCGCGTTGGTGGAAAGGTGGCTGAGCTCAGCGACGAGCTGGACACCATGAACGCCATCCTCCGCATGCTGTCCGACGCCGACGAGAGCGCCGTGGACCACTTCATCCGGGTGTGGATGAAGCAGGTGCAGGAGCTCGCCTACGACGCGGAGGACTGCGTGCACCTCTACATCTTCCGCATCCGGTGCCGGCGGAGAGACGGCCTCCTTGTCTGGTCCAAAACCAAACGTATTGTCGCGACACTCTTCCCTCGTCGCCGACTGGCTCGTCAGATCAATGCGCTCCGCGCTCGTGCCGTCGTGATCAGCGAGCGCCATGCGCGTTACGGTGTCAGCCGTGAGGCACTGCTGCGAATCACCACTTCTTCTTTAGCTGCTCCCGCGCCAGTGTCTGGTCATGCGCTCGGCCGGCCGGCAGCAAACGACCCTCACCATCTCGTTGGCATCACGGATCAGGCTAACACCCTGGCCGACATGGTGAAGTCAATGAGTAACAACGAGCGCGACATGAAGCTCAAGGTGTTCTCTATCGTGGGGTTTGGAGGGCTAGGGAAGACTACGCTGGCGATGGAGGTGTGCCGGCACCTGGAGGCGGATTTTCAACGCCAAGCGCAAGTGTCAGTGTCCCAGGCGTTCGGCGGCAGGAAGGATATGGAGGGATTGCTGAAGCGTGTGCTTCAGCAGATCGTGAAGCCAAAAGCAGATAACGCACAAGGCATCAAGGAAGAGGACCCCCTAGATGGCATCGACACTATGGGGGTAGACGAGCTCACCGGCAAGCTCGAGGAACTTCTCATGGACACGAG TTCTCAAGTTAATCAATGGAAGAACAAGAAATGTGCCTCTCGTCTGGTGGAGTAA